The sequence AGCAAAGAAGGTCCTATCAGGGTCTCCTGAATGTATTGTGGTGATGGGTAATATTGTCTTAAATGGTGTTTTAAGATATATTGCTGAACAGAAGATAGATATACCGGAAGACATACCCATCATACACTGTTCAGAACTTCCTTTGGTTCTTCCACCTGATATACAACTTACACAGGTCAGACAGCCGGTTTTTGAGTTAGGCAGGTATGCGATTGATATACTTTTAAGGCAGATACAGAAAAAAGGAAAGAGGGAGCAGGTTGTTTTAAATCCCGAGTTTTATGCAGGTAGTTCCTGTGGATGTAAATTAAGAGGGGGAGAGAGATGAAAAATAATAAAATATTTCTTTTTAGCCATCCGTTTATGCCGGATGATTACATAGATTCCCTTGTTTCCCATTCACTGGTAGTACCAGTGGATGATTACATAGATAAAAAACAATGGAGGTGTAAGATGAGAAGGAATGGCTTTACATTAATAGAGTTGTTGGTAGTGGTAGCAATCATTGCAATCCTTGCAGCGATATTGCTACCTGCACTTTCTCAGGCGAGGGAAAAGGCGAGACAGTCAGTATGTATGAATAACTTAAAGCAGATACACCTCGGAGCAATGATGTATGCACAGGACTACGATGAGTGGTTGCCGACCATAGAGAACAGTACTACCCAGAAGTTTTTAAACTCTTTTTTCTTCCATTCAGAGGGCAATAACCTGTGGTATGGATATGCGAAGTTATACACATTAAAATACATATCTGCTGGACTCACATTTGTCTGTCCCTCAGACCGCTGGGAGAAACAGTACGGGCTTGAAATCTCTAACCGGGTAGAATCAAACTGGGTAAACTGCGGATGGAGGACACTCAGAAGTACTTATATATACACTCCAGAGGTTAAACTAAGCAGGACCAGACCATCAAATGTTATGGCATTGCCGAGAATCTATTTTTATGCTAATAGGTGTGAAGTTAACCATGCTGGTATGTGTAATGTTCTATTTATAGGAGGGGATGTAAGGCCAATAAAGGAGTCAACAATAATCAGTTTAAAGCCAACATGGCCTGAAGACTGGAACTGGACAAGTTTTTTACGGGACCTTCATAAATACTAATATAATGTAGACCCAAAAGTTAAGGAGGAGGCGTAAGATAAGAAGGAATGGCTTTACATTAATAGAGTTGTTGGTAGTGGTAGCAATCATTGCAATCCTTGCAGCGATATTGCTACCTGCACTTTCTCAGGCGAGGGAAAAGGCAAGGCAGGCGGTATGTATGAATAACTTAAAGCAGATACATCTCGGAGCAATGATGTATGCCGAGGACTATGGTGAGTGGTTGCCGACAGTAGAGGTCTCCTCCCCCCAGAGTTTTTTATATTCTTTTCTATGTCATTTAGAAGAAACAGACCAATGGGTAAACTACGGAAAGTTATATTCATTGAAGTATCTCCCATTAGGAGTTATATTTGTGTGTCCCTCTGCCCCAAAAGTTACACAGTATGGTCTTGAAAATCCTAACTGGATAGAAAAGAGTTGGAGAGAGTGTTACTATAGGACACTTAGAAGTAGTTTTATGTTTACTCCCCACTATAAACTCAGTAGGATTAAGCCAACAAATGTTATGGCATTGCATAGAATATATTACTATTATAATGTATGTGAGAGTAGACATCTCGGTATGTGTAATGTTCTGTTTATAGGAGGGGATGTAAGGCCAATAAAGGAGTCAACAATAATCAGTTTAAAGCCAACATGGCCTGAGGACTGGAACTGGACAGGTTTTTTACAGGACCTTCATAAGCAATAGTAAATAGTCAATTATGGAAGGGGTGGAAATATGAAGAGGAAGATAGGATGTGGTGTGGGGTTATTGTTTATCATAAGTAGGATTTTGTTTTCCAATGGTAATTTCCCT is a genomic window of bacterium containing:
- a CDS encoding substrate-binding domain-containing protein, whose protein sequence is YVSIGRISNNQKGSFVDTDNIKRTYIAVEHFITEHRFKRIGYIGIRPIYSVYADTLEGYRSCLKRYGIEEDREIIYLAKDEDAEEGYKGAKKVLSGSPECIVVMGNIVLNGVLRYIAEQKIDIPEDIPIIHCSELPLVLPPDIQLTQVRQPVFELGRYAIDILLRQIQKKGKREQVVLNPEFYAGSSCGCKLRGGER
- a CDS encoding DUF1559 domain-containing protein, coding for MLPALSQAREKARQSVCMNNLKQIHLGAMMYAQDYDEWLPTIENSTTQKFLNSFFFHSEGNNLWYGYAKLYTLKYISAGLTFVCPSDRWEKQYGLEISNRVESNWVNCGWRTLRSTYIYTPEVKLSRTRPSNVMALPRIYFYANRCEVNHAGMCNVLFIGGDVRPIKESTIISLKPTWPEDWNWTSFLRDLHKY
- a CDS encoding DUF1559 domain-containing protein; the encoded protein is MLPALSQAREKARQAVCMNNLKQIHLGAMMYAEDYGEWLPTVEVSSPQSFLYSFLCHLEETDQWVNYGKLYSLKYLPLGVIFVCPSAPKVTQYGLENPNWIEKSWRECYYRTLRSSFMFTPHYKLSRIKPTNVMALHRIYYYYNVCESRHLGMCNVLFIGGDVRPIKESTIISLKPTWPEDWNWTGFLQDLHKQ